The Astatotilapia calliptera chromosome 22, fAstCal1.2, whole genome shotgun sequence region AGACGCTATACTCAAATCACTGAGCTCCTCATTCTTTCTCTAAAGCCGAGCCCAGACACCATTTGGAGGAAACTGATTTCTGACGCTTGCATTTGCAATCTCGTTcttacccacagctcgtggtcATAGCGAGGGTAGGAACACAGATCGACTGGTAAAATCGACAGCTTCGCTTTCACACTCAGTTTTCGCTCTTGTCAAAATCCAAAATCTGATGAGATTGTTTTTCAACATTACTACGGAAATGATGGCAGGAATGGTTACTGTTAAAAATCACAATCAAACACGACTCCCCAATTACCAGTGAGAGTTAATCAACTTTTAAACCACAACCTCAGCCTAGTAGAGAGGAAGTAAGTGCTTTCAGCAATGCACTACTAAATTTATGATACAAGACCCAATAAACcccaacaaatataaataaataaacattttattgatcTGCCCTAACAAGAACATGATAAAACTAAAATAGCTTTTAAAATTGCTGTTTACATGATGCACATAACCCTTTAGTCAAGAGCTTCCTGACAAACTCTTTAAAAGTATTGAAGTATAATGCAGCGGCCCTGCCATATATGATACTCTCATTAGGATTTAATACTAAAATAAACGTGTGAAGATGTGCTGGCTTGTCTAAAAGGTCCGGATCGTGTAATGCTGTGAGAGTCTGATTTATATCAGTGAGACCCACTCCCAGTCATGTCAGTCTCAAAATAGTGAGAGATGTCTCCTGTACTAGTGCATGGTCAGTAGCCTGGCAGAAACTAAATTCTTCCGTTGTATTAAtgtgtaaataatataaataagtgAGTTGGCTGCCGGCTTCATTGTCGGGCAGCAAATAGGTATGAACCAATTTCCCCAAAATTGAGCAGCAGTATTTCAGGCAttgcaaaaaacaataaactttgttttttgcaggCTCTAGTTATTAACACTGGAGCCGGCTAATGCTAACTCTTTATTATCGCGCTCTGTTTATCAGTTTGGTTACTCACATCGTTGAAGCCTCCGTAAGTGGTCTTGTAGaactcatcctcttcttcagcaTCCAGTAGTTTGGACATACGGTTTCCCGCAGTCTTTCTGGGTTCGCGGCCAACTGCGAGGCTCATGATTGTGGTTTCAAAATATGCTAATCAATGCTAAGCTACTTAGCTCGTTATGTTACGCTAAAAGATATAGATCGTTTTGCGGGAACCTCTTTGACCTCGTCGTTACTCAGTATATTTGCTTAATTTTATGTTGGTGCCCATATTTTTTAGACCCTTTTAAATTCAAGGGATACTTTATAATTTTTCTTATAAGAGACGATAAACACTGACAAATGAAATGTACAACTGACCGCTAGCTCTCATTTAGCAAGCAACCATATCCGGGACTGTTGATCTACTTCCGGGCTAGCGGGCGGactaaaagtttattttagttgtttggCTTGACATAGGAAAATATAATCAATTACACAGTTAATGCGAAGCTTCTATTAGAAAATATTCTATTCAAAAATTGTATAACTGTTTCATGAAACCGAGGTCTTCTTTTGCGCCGAGAAACGTATGCGTTGTCATGGCAACTCTGTAATTTTAGCGCACGATAATGACTGCACTACTCAGCAGTCTCTATCTACTGTtaaagtcatttatttattacgcatttatttattatatttgtttattgttATATCCACCCCTTACCGTTTTAGCTGTCAGTTAATGCAGCCAGCTCCACTCATCGGTGAAGGTAAGATAAGTATTACGGTCTACTCGCCCACAATGTAAGTACAAAACTGCTtatggagatttttttaaaccttgcAGTTCACATCTAGACGCATTAAACCAAGTGCTGTGTGTGCTGCTCCTCACTGGATGCTGTAGTGCTGTAAATTTTTAAGTAAGTACACCAAATTTGTGAAAGCATAATCACTTTAATTTTTGTAAGTTCTTGgatagaaaaatgtaaaaaacaaaaaacaaaaaacaaccaacttgcatttcacacatttattaaataataaacagtGCAGAAATTAATCAAGAAAAGATCACATGCTACAGAAAAGAAGCTGCATAATAAACTGCACATTAACCTTAATATAAGGTTAATACCGCTATTGTTAGATTCTCCATATCTCATCAGTCCAAATAGTCCACCTGAAGTCCAATGTAATTGTTATTTTAAGTTTactctttaatttattttatcctcatttccttatttttttgtgttgcaaGATAAACATGATCATGGTTTGTCAGGTCACATTTcttaaatgcaatttaaaatattattaattaagACAACATGCTCATTATTATCAGAttcaagcaaaaaacaaataaattgaaGCATCTTGCAGTTTATTCACTGATACCTACTAATATCAGGTGAATATATTCTTTGCTTATTGACTCATAACAGCTTCATGGTAAACCTCCCCGTTTCCATATAGCTGCTTGTCCCTCCATTACTGCTCGACATGGCGCTTCGTGGCACATACGCGATTGTGGCTGTGTGTTTTATCTGACCTTTGCCCTTACTCCAGAagaacatgaaaatgaaacaaacactcACAGAGCTGAAAAACGAGAGAAACCCTATGGTTGCTGCTATCAGTAGGGTCTTTACATCAAAATTGAGTTTCTGATTTCCGTTCACACCTGGAGCAGCAGATGGAAAGGCAGACCAACCTTTAAGACGAAATGGTTTCTTAGAAGATGATGGAAAGGTTTGGACATGAAGGCTAATGGGCAGGCTGTCGTTTCCCGCTGCGTTTGATGCCACACAGAGATACTTGCCACTATCTTGAGGCTGAGCATAGCGAACCTCCAGCGAGCCATTGGACAGAGCTCGTACTCTGCCGATGGGTGATAAAGATCTTAGCTGTGGGTTTAGCCATCTGACAGATGGCAGAGGGTCACCTTCGGCACTGCAgtgaaacaccactgtgtgtcCCTGATCTACTTTCAACACCTGAGCTTTGCGGTTAAGAATTCGAGGTGGCCGACAGGTAAGCAAATCCGGCAGCTCAACCTCAGGGAAATCCAGAAAATTCCAGCCCTGCAGCTGGACTGAGGTAATGCAAGTTGGCGGACTTTCACCAAAGTCCATGTATAGTCGCCTTTGCACCACCCAAAGCAAACGGCAGTCACATGCCAGTGGGTTGTTATCAAGCCCCAGAGTTCTTAGGGTGTCCACTGAATAAAAAGCTCCAACCTCAAGTGTGGTAAGACGGTTTCTGGATGCATTCAGCAATCTGAAGTGGGCCAAACCCCTGAATGCTCCGATTTCAATCCTAAGCAGCGATCCCCCAACAAGATGTAACTCTTGGAGCCGGAGCAAGTCTCCGAGAAGGTTTGCATGAATGTAGGTGATGGGGTTAAAAGAAAGGTCAAGGTATACGAGATATACAAGGTGATGTAAGGGGATGTAGGGGAAGGCACTTAGGTTGCCGTGTTTAATGGTTAGTGATGTGAGGTTTAAGCCAAAGAGACTGTTCCCTGACAGACTCTCCAGCCAGGGGCAATGAGAAATGACAAGTTCCTTTAGGTGGACTAGGTGGCGGAAAGAGTAGTTTGGCAGCGTAGTGAGGCCCAGTCGGTGAAAACTAAGGCTTCTCAGCACGCTAAGTTGTGTGAGCGCTTCCATTGGCATAGCAGTAAGGTTGCAGCCATCAAGGTGCAGCTCCTGCAGACTGATTAGTCCTGTAAAAGCTTGATGAGAGACATAAACCAAGTCATTATCTGCAGCTTTCATGAACCGCAGGGAAGTTAATTCACTGAAAGTAAAGTCGAGGAAAACAAGAAGCTGATTGCTGCTTACATCCAGTAACTGGAGGTTTGTTAAGCCAGCAAACGCTCCCACTGGGATAATCTTCAGGTGATTGCGACAAAGGCGCAGAGTTCTCAGACTCTGCAAGCCAAGAAAGGCTTCCACTTCAATTATTACCAAAAGATTGTCACTTAAATCCAAGTCCGACAGCTGTGTCAACGTGTGGAACTGCTGACGCACCAAAGTCTTAAGCGTGTTGTGGGTTAAGTTTAGCAGCCTGGCTTCCTGTGAGAGACCATCAGGAACTCTGGTAAGTTGGCCACCAGAGCAGTTGACTTCCAGCACCGTAGCATTACAGTGGCAGGATGGCGGACACAGCCAACGCGTCTCAGATGTCAGTGCCACCCCTGCTGCCAACAGGTAGAGAGCTCCCCAGCACAGCCGTTGGTGGACGGCGCTCCTCTCGAACATCTGGTGACCTGTGTGCACGAGTGAGGGGATAGATAAAGTGAATCACAGGTGAAAGGAGTCACGGGTCTTTCTGTATACATTTCTTTACTCgtaaatgattatttttgtaTCACCACTGCCAGTTAGGAATAGAGCAAAGAGGAATTGGGTGTCAACTTGTCAGATGGATGGTGGCAGAGATCCATTGATGGGGTTAAATTAACTTTATCTAATGCCTGTCTGACTTTAAATCTGTTTAAACTCTACATACAATACACTTTAATTTACAAAACCTGTTTAACACAAGCGATGAATGTGGCAGATGTTAATTTGATCCTCATTCTTTGATTTACTCTCTAAAGCTCCCGAGGCCCTTTGAGATCTATGTGCCTGGAGAATTTACACCAACAAGGAAAGTATTAAAGTGCCCCACTTCAGTGGAAGGAGACAAAGCTTCCCCACTCTCATAATTCCATGGCTAAAAGATTTAACGTTGTTCCTACACAACATTAAGTATAGTGTCAGGCGGGCTCcaacagtttttgtgtttttgttgtttgtgtgtgtgtgtgtttttaataaaacttgATATTCAGCTCTTTCTCTGCTCATCTCCATTCCAGCTCCCTCTCTAGAAGATTAACTAAATGGCTCTAATTAGGATAAACAGCAAATGTGAATATTTGATTCAGTCACGATGCTGAAAGAAGCCACTTATCCTCAGTTAAGTGGCAATATGGTTGCCAAGCACTTATTAATTTGCTTGTCTAAGCGTTTTAGACACCACCAccgtctccccccccccccccccccttcccccaaATATGAAGAGAACACAATTAATACGATTTGTGGTCTTCTATGGGAAAAATGATCTCTCCTGCATGATCATGCATTTTGACTAGATAAGCCAAAAAAGATGAATGTGGAGAAAAAGATTTATAATTTTAAATCCAAGCCATAATAACATTAAACAAAGACCTTTAATGTATATAGAAAAATAACAATTTCTTACACGTGGCAAAAGTTTGTTGAATCATAACTAAACCCACTATTTAATAATGTGATCCTTTTGCTTGACAAACAGGAGGTGTATATGGAAACAGCTCGTACCCCTGAAGCCTTGTAAGGTGATATTTTGTCGTTTATTTCACacaagatttaaaaatataccTTACAGGACCTCATGTGTTCTGATAGAGTTT contains the following coding sequences:
- the LOC113014110 gene encoding leucine-rich repeat and immunoglobulin-like domain-containing nogo receptor-interacting protein 1, with the translated sequence MFERSAVHQRLCWGALYLLAAGVALTSETRWLCPPSCHCNATVLEVNCSGGQLTRVPDGLSQEARLLNLTHNTLKTLVRQQFHTLTQLSDLDLSDNLLVIIEVEAFLGLQSLRTLRLCRNHLKIIPVGAFAGLTNLQLLDVSSNQLLVFLDFTFSELTSLRFMKAADNDLVYVSHQAFTGLISLQELHLDGCNLTAMPMEALTQLSVLRSLSFHRLGLTTLPNYSFRHLVHLKELVISHCPWLESLSGNSLFGLNLTSLTIKHGNLSAFPYIPLHHLVYLVYLDLSFNPITYIHANLLGDLLRLQELHLVGGSLLRIEIGAFRGLAHFRLLNASRNRLTTLEVGAFYSVDTLRTLGLDNNPLACDCRLLWVVQRRLYMDFGESPPTCITSVQLQGWNFLDFPEVELPDLLTCRPPRILNRKAQVLKVDQGHTVVFHCSAEGDPLPSVRWLNPQLRSLSPIGRVRALSNGSLEVRYAQPQDSGKYLCVASNAAGNDSLPISLHVQTFPSSSKKPFRLKGWSAFPSAAPGVNGNQKLNFDVKTLLIAATIGFLSFFSSVSVCFIFMFFWSKGKGQIKHTATIAYVPRSAMSSSNGGTSSYMETGRFTMKLL